From a region of the Neobacillus niacini genome:
- a CDS encoding YlbE-like family protein produces MRRDVLEYLNRQKELKKFIREQPLWYRKLSRNPYDLQTLEIASLHYYKKTIPDKVEKFTNNVQMASMMFYMLQSMKDQS; encoded by the coding sequence ATGAGAAGAGATGTGCTTGAATATTTAAATCGTCAAAAGGAACTAAAAAAATTCATTCGCGAACAGCCGCTTTGGTATCGTAAACTTTCAAGGAATCCATATGATTTGCAGACATTGGAAATTGCTTCGCTTCACTACTACAAAAAAACAATTCCTGACAAGGTGGAGAAATTCACAAATAATGTACAAATGGCTTCGATGATGTTTTATATGCTGCAGTCCATGAAAGACCAGAGTTGA
- a CDS encoding YlbD family protein, whose translation MQKNLHPSVIKFKEFVKNRPELIKEVRNGNTTWQELYEDWYLLGEEDNRWETIGVKASPSVEKEDEKKGDWISTILGTVQKMDPNQIQHYINSLSQALGAIQGVISQFQGSQPRQATPKIEPKHPFSFRKD comes from the coding sequence ATGCAAAAAAATTTACATCCTTCCGTGATAAAATTTAAAGAGTTTGTGAAAAATCGTCCCGAGTTAATAAAGGAAGTACGAAATGGAAATACAACATGGCAGGAGTTATATGAGGATTGGTATCTCCTTGGTGAAGAAGATAATCGCTGGGAAACAATAGGGGTTAAAGCAAGTCCTAGTGTCGAAAAGGAAGATGAAAAAAAGGGTGACTGGATTTCAACGATCCTAGGAACGGTACAGAAAATGGACCCTAATCAAATTCAGCATTATATTAACAGCTTAAGTCAAGCGTTAGGGGCCATACAGGGGGTAATTTCCCAATTTCAAGGCAGTCAGCCTAGGCAGGCAACCCCAAAAATAGAACCTAAACATCCGTTTTCATTTCGTAAAGACTAA
- a CDS encoding PaaI family thioesterase, giving the protein MKDRLEQLLSNCIEKGSDEDLGALAHLLEGFEKTIDKKYLQYIDGLLQFERKIDREKKTCEIIAPLNSLWNNSLGIAHGGITATILDTAMGTAINAILPEGYGAVTNQLNIHYIAPGIGDTLRCKAEIIHHGTKTVVISGEAFRTDGRKIAHATGTFFIIQK; this is encoded by the coding sequence ATGAAAGACAGGTTAGAGCAATTATTAAGCAACTGTATCGAGAAAGGATCAGATGAGGATCTAGGTGCCCTTGCCCATTTATTAGAGGGTTTCGAAAAAACGATCGATAAAAAGTACCTGCAGTATATTGATGGGCTTCTTCAATTTGAGAGAAAAATAGACAGAGAAAAGAAAACATGTGAAATCATCGCACCATTAAATAGTCTTTGGAATAATTCATTAGGCATTGCACACGGCGGAATAACTGCTACGATACTTGATACAGCCATGGGGACAGCAATAAATGCCATCCTTCCGGAAGGATATGGAGCTGTAACCAATCAATTAAATATTCATTACATCGCTCCAGGGATAGGAGATACACTCCGCTGTAAAGCTGAAATCATCCATCATGGAACTAAGACAGTTGTGATTTCAGGAGAGGCTTTCCGTACAGATGGCAGGAAAATAGCTCATGCAACAGGAACATTTTTTATCATTCAAAAATAG
- a CDS encoding CAP domain-containing protein — MTIGFYANVNENDGNEVLITDDPTLEINKSLYQNEENRAQEKTTAERPTSGMGLLLGQDLAYLNSMLGEPQRIDESLYGYQWYIYNIDYSRYVQVGVENNKVVTVYAIGENVDVSPFKIGQPIEEIFNTQFIDTNIDIEYKGNSYRFELNDTDLNIRPLIKLGDVFVQLYIDKFTGSLSSVRFLNDETLIKQRPYELGYTGELIEIEEPTEDVWRLIEDGTEKEILDITNVMRLRNNLKSLEWDQETSEVAYSHSKDMSESNDFSHTSKKFGSLSDRLEAANVAYKSAGENIAANYPDGPAVAEGWLNSKGHRESLLNEEFTHLGVGVYQKYYTQNFIQKNDEQ; from the coding sequence GTGACAATTGGTTTTTATGCAAATGTAAATGAAAATGACGGTAATGAAGTTTTAATAACTGATGACCCTACGTTAGAAATAAATAAATCATTATATCAAAATGAGGAAAACCGTGCCCAAGAGAAAACAACGGCTGAACGGCCAACAAGTGGTATGGGCTTACTTCTTGGTCAAGATCTTGCTTACTTAAACAGTATGTTAGGTGAACCGCAAAGAATAGATGAATCCTTGTATGGTTACCAATGGTATATCTATAATATTGACTACTCGCGATATGTACAGGTTGGGGTAGAAAATAATAAAGTAGTGACAGTATATGCAATTGGCGAGAATGTAGATGTTTCTCCCTTTAAAATTGGACAGCCAATTGAGGAAATTTTTAATACGCAGTTTATTGATACAAATATAGATATTGAATATAAGGGGAACTCATATCGTTTTGAATTGAATGATACGGATTTAAATATTCGGCCATTAATTAAATTGGGTGATGTTTTTGTTCAATTATATATTGATAAGTTTACAGGAAGTCTTTCTAGTGTTCGATTTTTAAATGATGAAACTTTAATTAAACAACGACCTTATGAACTAGGATATACAGGGGAATTAATTGAGATAGAAGAACCAACAGAAGATGTATGGCGATTGATTGAAGACGGGACAGAGAAGGAAATACTTGATATAACCAATGTTATGCGACTAAGGAATAATCTAAAGTCACTAGAATGGGATCAAGAAACCTCAGAAGTTGCCTATAGCCACAGTAAGGATATGTCAGAAAGCAACGACTTTTCCCATACTTCTAAGAAATTTGGCAGTCTTTCCGATAGATTAGAGGCAGCAAACGTTGCCTATAAATCTGCTGGCGAAAATATTGCCGCTAATTACCCGGATGGACCTGCAGTAGCAGAAGGCTGGTTAAATAGTAAAGGGCACCGTGAGTCTTTATTAAACGAGGAATTCACGCATTTAGGTGTTGGAGTCTACCAAAAATATTATACTCAAAACTTTATCCAAAAAAATGATGAACAATAG
- a CDS encoding CBS domain-containing protein — MEKIRDIMTDQVECCTLLDNVFEVAVKMKELNVGAIPIVDKEKLVGMITDRDIVVRGVAEKHPGSTKVEDIMSDELITISADATTKEAANLMAEHQIRRLPVVEGDKLIGIVSLGDFAIRKMTDDQAKEALSEISEQNYNGVQH; from the coding sequence ATGGAAAAGATCCGTGATATTATGACAGACCAAGTAGAGTGTTGTACTTTGTTGGATAATGTATTTGAAGTTGCCGTAAAAATGAAAGAATTAAATGTTGGTGCCATTCCTATTGTTGATAAGGAAAAACTTGTAGGAATGATTACAGACCGTGACATTGTTGTAAGAGGGGTTGCAGAAAAACATCCTGGTTCAACAAAAGTAGAGGACATTATGAGCGACGAACTTATAACAATCTCTGCTGATGCCACGACGAAAGAAGCTGCAAATTTAATGGCAGAACATCAAATCCGTCGACTTCCTGTTGTTGAAGGAGACAAATTAATTGGTATTGTTTCTTTAGGTGATTTTGCGATAAGAAAAATGACTGATGACCAGGCAAAAGAGGCTCTTAGTGAAATTTCAGAACAAAATTATAATGGGGTACAACATTAA
- a CDS encoding YugN family protein yields MKFENTGLDKLKADLNRLDDVMLDYGLVREGQWDYERVTYDRKFELKEGVFYLRVRGYAVEGDVDTNKAVIQLLTPLLGKHYYPHGVEYGEGENFPTSLVNQCKKILDDVKNEVEKFAL; encoded by the coding sequence ATGAAATTCGAGAATACTGGCTTAGACAAGTTAAAAGCTGATTTAAACCGTTTAGATGATGTAATGCTTGATTACGGTTTAGTCCGTGAAGGTCAGTGGGATTACGAGCGTGTTACATATGACCGTAAGTTCGAGTTAAAAGAAGGCGTATTTTACTTACGTGTTCGCGGCTATGCGGTTGAAGGGGATGTTGATACCAATAAGGCAGTTATTCAATTATTAACGCCATTGTTAGGAAAACATTATTATCCTCATGGAGTAGAATATGGTGAAGGGGAAAACTTCCCAACATCACTAGTTAACCAATGCAAGAAAATTCTTGATGATGTAAAAAACGAAGTAGAAAAATTTGCTTTATAA
- the eis gene encoding enhanced intracellular survival protein Eis: MKIKELTEKDYTESMKLSMYAFQYKIPEDSIAQRIEMLKRHRVIGVWEDDNLAAKLHIIPFHIYMNDQEWKMGGVAGVATYPEFRRNGYVKRIIIEALEKMRREEQIVSLLHPFDIGFYRKFGWEVFTENKKLLIEKKDLKFLENQPGSIKRFQKESHHDDIESVYAQFSKNYIGMLVRDLSWWKNSIYGDSQIAVYYDKSGEAKGYILFEVKDRKMDIQEFTVLNNEARTGLWNYICQHDSMVENVCILTSNHELLPFILHQPKVKTELTPYFMARIVDAEQCLQKYKFNDVNDKVFIHLEDEYAPWNNGSYLISNGEVKIYKEKAGSNCVQPPQRGIRMDINSLTALIFGYKRPAELFEIGLLKGPESEIAVLENLLPYSKPFFYDFF; the protein is encoded by the coding sequence ATGAAAATTAAAGAACTTACTGAAAAAGATTACACCGAATCAATGAAGCTTTCAATGTATGCATTTCAATATAAAATACCCGAAGACAGCATTGCACAAAGAATTGAAATGTTAAAACGCCATAGAGTAATAGGAGTTTGGGAGGATGATAATCTTGCAGCCAAGCTTCATATTATCCCATTCCATATATATATGAATGACCAAGAATGGAAAATGGGCGGAGTTGCCGGGGTAGCAACATATCCAGAATTCAGAAGAAATGGTTATGTGAAAAGGATAATCATTGAAGCATTAGAAAAAATGCGCAGAGAAGAGCAAATTGTTTCACTGCTGCATCCCTTTGATATTGGGTTTTATCGTAAATTTGGGTGGGAAGTATTTACCGAGAACAAGAAGCTTCTTATAGAGAAAAAGGATCTTAAGTTTCTTGAAAATCAGCCAGGATCTATTAAACGGTTTCAAAAAGAGAGTCATCACGATGACATTGAATCGGTTTATGCTCAGTTTAGTAAAAATTATATAGGTATGCTTGTACGTGATTTATCGTGGTGGAAGAATAGTATATACGGTGATAGTCAGATTGCAGTTTACTACGATAAAAGTGGTGAAGCAAAGGGTTATATCTTATTTGAAGTAAAAGACCGAAAAATGGACATACAAGAGTTTACAGTGTTAAATAATGAAGCTAGAACTGGATTGTGGAATTATATTTGCCAGCATGACTCAATGGTTGAAAACGTCTGCATTCTAACTTCTAATCATGAGTTATTGCCATTTATCCTGCATCAGCCAAAAGTAAAGACAGAGCTCACACCATATTTTATGGCACGAATTGTTGACGCAGAGCAATGTTTACAAAAATATAAGTTTAATGATGTGAACGATAAGGTTTTCATTCATCTAGAGGATGAATATGCCCCTTGGAACAATGGAAGTTATTTAATTTCAAATGGAGAAGTTAAGATTTATAAAGAAAAGGCTGGAAGTAATTGCGTACAGCCTCCGCAACGAGGCATACGGATGGATATTAATTCATTGACCGCGTTAATATTCGGTTATAAACGTCCTGCTGAATTATTCGAAATAGGGCTCCTAAAAGGTCCAGAATCAGAAATAGCTGTTTTAGAAAACCTTCTTCCATACTCCAAGCCATTTTTTTATGATTTCTTTTAA
- a CDS encoding DUF420 domain-containing protein translates to MNSLPILPTISTSFIVLSAITVAIGWWQIKQRKIEAHKKTMFTAAIFALIFFIIYASRTIFIGNTAFGGPEYLKIYYTIFLVFHIFLATTGAVFGIVTLYTGYKNNLTKHRKLGPITSVIWFFTAITGVAVYLLLYVFFHGGETTSVIKAILGF, encoded by the coding sequence ATGAATTCCCTACCAATATTACCAACGATTAGTACCAGCTTTATTGTTTTAAGTGCCATTACGGTTGCAATTGGCTGGTGGCAAATTAAACAAAGGAAAATAGAGGCACACAAGAAGACGATGTTTACTGCGGCTATATTTGCACTTATTTTCTTTATCATTTATGCTTCAAGGACGATTTTTATTGGAAATACTGCATTTGGCGGTCCGGAATATCTAAAGATTTACTACACTATCTTTTTAGTTTTCCATATCTTCTTAGCAACTACTGGTGCTGTTTTTGGTATTGTCACACTCTATACTGGCTATAAAAATAACTTAACCAAACACAGGAAACTAGGTCCGATTACAAGTGTTATTTGGTTTTTTACAGCAATCACAGGTGTTGCAGTATACTTATTGTTATATGTCTTTTTTCACGGTGGAGAAACAACCTCCGTTATAAAAGCAATTCTTGGGTTCTAA
- the ctaG gene encoding cytochrome c oxidase assembly factor CtaG, translated as MLTLNIFGFKALWSPYFLLSLLAVIAVYFLITVKLRSKFVDSEPLTKKQAGLFLLSISLIYAIKGSPLDLMAHLMFYIHMIQMAVLVLVIPPIFIFGIPVWIWRKLFKVRMINTLFTFFTKPLIALIIFNGLFSFYHIPMIFDTVMQNFWYHAGYSILLFIVAVFMWWPLINPVPEHQRLSGLKKVGYIFADGILITPACALIIFAPDSIYATYSDPQVWAQVMSLCVGPATFAGLSISGPELFSSMSLIHDQQLGGVLMKIIQEIVYGVILAHVFFEWYRKDQADSEKEIQQTLKPSLIE; from the coding sequence GTGCTTACTTTAAATATTTTTGGCTTTAAAGCACTTTGGAGCCCGTACTTCCTATTAAGTTTACTAGCAGTTATAGCTGTATATTTTTTAATTACAGTAAAATTGCGCAGCAAGTTTGTTGATAGTGAACCATTAACTAAAAAACAGGCTGGTTTATTTTTGCTCTCAATTTCACTTATTTATGCAATTAAGGGCTCCCCGCTGGATTTAATGGCTCATTTAATGTTTTATATCCATATGATACAAATGGCTGTTTTGGTGTTAGTTATTCCGCCAATATTTATATTTGGTATTCCCGTTTGGATTTGGAGAAAGCTCTTCAAAGTGAGAATGATTAATACTTTGTTTACGTTTTTCACAAAGCCTCTTATTGCGTTAATCATTTTTAACGGGTTGTTTTCTTTTTACCATATTCCAATGATTTTTGACACTGTTATGCAAAACTTCTGGTATCACGCTGGATATTCCATTCTGTTATTTATCGTTGCAGTATTCATGTGGTGGCCGCTCATTAACCCTGTTCCAGAACATCAAAGGTTAAGTGGTCTTAAGAAAGTAGGGTATATATTTGCGGATGGTATATTAATTACCCCTGCATGTGCATTAATCATTTTTGCACCTGATTCTATCTATGCCACATATTCTGATCCGCAAGTTTGGGCTCAAGTGATGAGTCTCTGTGTAGGACCCGCAACATTTGCAGGATTAAGTATAAGTGGTCCAGAATTATTCAGTTCGATGTCATTAATACATGATCAACAGCTTGGTGGTGTATTGATGAAAATTATTCAGGAAATCGTTTATGGAGTAATACTAGCGCATGTTTTCTTTGAATGGTACCGAAAGGATCAAGCAGACAGTGAGAAAGAGATACAACAGACTTTAAAGCCCTCTCTTATCGAATAA
- the ctaF gene encoding cytochrome c oxidase subunit IVB gives MANSQLNSGNPRVDIEYRRKKSIEEMRHQVVSFALMIFLTLIAFAAVAIKGFSAWFIVPFILLLAVVQVIFQLYYFMHMSHKGHEAPSMFLYSGALVGAITILAFSTIIWW, from the coding sequence ATGGCAAATTCACAATTAAATTCAGGTAACCCAAGAGTTGACATTGAATATCGCCGCAAAAAAAGCATTGAGGAAATGAGACATCAAGTCGTTTCCTTCGCCTTGATGATTTTCTTAACATTAATTGCTTTTGCAGCAGTTGCCATTAAAGGATTTTCGGCTTGGTTTATCGTGCCGTTTATACTTCTCTTGGCTGTCGTTCAAGTGATTTTTCAGCTATACTATTTCATGCATATGAGCCATAAAGGCCACGAAGCTCCATCAATGTTTCTTTATTCAGGAGCGCTTGTTGGCGCAATAACCATCTTGGCTTTCTCAACAATTATTTGGTGGTAA
- a CDS encoding cytochrome (ubi)quinol oxidase subunit III: MQAEEKLTYETWPAEPEKSTLEAKNKFLGFWFFLGGETVLFASLFATYLALKDKVPDTTHHLAKDIFELPLTFVATMLLLTSSLTSVYAMYHMKNFNAKKMNLWLIITLLLGAAFLVLEIYEFNHYVHEYHHTFTSSAFGSAFYTLVGFHGGHVAFGLLWITTLIIRNAKRGLDLYNAPKFYVASLYWHFIDVVWVFIFTVVYLMGMVG; this comes from the coding sequence ATGCAAGCAGAAGAAAAATTAACATATGAAACATGGCCTGCTGAGCCTGAAAAATCAACCCTTGAAGCAAAAAATAAGTTTTTAGGTTTTTGGTTCTTCTTAGGTGGAGAGACTGTGCTCTTTGCCTCTCTCTTTGCTACCTATCTTGCTTTAAAGGATAAAGTACCTGATACAACGCATCATTTAGCCAAGGATATATTCGAACTACCGCTTACATTTGTAGCTACCATGCTGCTGTTAACAAGTTCATTAACAAGTGTTTACGCGATGTATCATATGAAAAACTTTAATGCTAAAAAAATGAATCTTTGGTTAATCATTACCTTACTTTTGGGTGCAGCATTCCTTGTTTTAGAGATATATGAGTTTAATCATTATGTTCATGAGTATCATCATACTTTTACTAGCAGTGCGTTTGGATCGGCATTCTATACATTAGTTGGTTTCCATGGAGGTCACGTTGCATTTGGTTTATTATGGATCACCACGCTAATCATTCGGAATGCTAAACGCGGCTTAGACCTATACAATGCTCCTAAATTTTACGTAGCAAGCCTTTATTGGCATTTCATTGACGTGGTTTGGGTATTCATCTTTACAGTAGTATATTTGATGGGGATGGTGGGATAA